In the Syngnathus scovelli strain Florida chromosome 8, RoL_Ssco_1.2, whole genome shotgun sequence genome, one interval contains:
- the LOC125973347 gene encoding uncharacterized protein isoform X2: protein MKKIVNDEPHLCLFAIKNIEMGTEINYNYGDSKWPWREKVTGSQAPVDGALPEPARTWQDSGPDDNIKQDASQQVTGSQAPVDGALPEPARTWQDSDPDDNIKQDASQQVTGSQAPVDGALPEPARTWQDSDPDDNIKQDASQQVTGSQAPVDGALPEPARTWQDSDPDDNIKQDASQQVTGSQAPVDGALPEPARTWQDSDPDDNIKQDASQQSYQLSKEFLKVDYSDSDDTDNDSQKDCSVPLQINLLKTRVY, encoded by the exons atgaaaaaaatagtaaatgacgagccccatttgtgcctttttgccatcaaaaacatagaaatgggaactgaaatcaattacaactatggtgattctaaatggccatggcgtgaaaaa gtgacaggctctcaggctcctgttgacggtgcgctgcctgaaccagccagaacttggcaggactctggccctgatgataacatcaaacaagatgccagccaacag gtgacaggctctcaggctcctgttgacggtgctctgcctgaaccagccagaacttggcaggactctgaccctgatgataacatcaaacaagatgccagccaacag gtgacaggctctcaggctcctgttgacggtgcgctgcctgaaccagccagaacttggcaggactctgaccctgatgataacatcaaacaagatgccagccaacag gtgacaggctctcaggctcctgttgacggtgctctgcctgaaccagccagaacttggcaggactctgaccctgatgataacatcaaacaagatgccagccaacag gtgacaggctctcaggctcctgttgatggtgcgctgcctgaaccagccagaacttggcaggactctgaccctgatgataacatcaaacaagatgccagccaacag agctatcaattatcaaaggagtttctcaaagtggactactcagacagtgatgatactgacaatgattcccaaaaggactgctctgtacctctgcaaatcaatctgctcaaaacaagagtatattaa
- the LOC125973347 gene encoding uncharacterized protein isoform X1 gives MFDFCFFFPSIDASTEDGSLGRLVNDNHKSPNCTMKKIVNDEPHLCLFAIKNIEMGTEINYNYGDSKWPWREKVTGSQAPVDGALPEPARTWQDSGPDDNIKQDASQQVTGSQAPVDGALPEPARTWQDSDPDDNIKQDASQQVTGSQAPVDGALPEPARTWQDSDPDDNIKQDASQQVTGSQAPVDGALPEPARTWQDSDPDDNIKQDASQQVTGSQAPVDGALPEPARTWQDSDPDDNIKQDASQQSYQLSKEFLKVDYSDSDDTDNDSQKDCSVPLQINLLKTRVY, from the exons atgtttgatttctgttttttctttcctagtattgatgcatcaacagaggatggctctcttggaagattagtgaatgacaaccacaagtctccaaactgcaccatgaaaaaaatagtaaatgacgagccccatttgtgcctttttgccatcaaaaacatagaaatgggaactgaaatcaattacaactatggtgattctaaatggccatggcgtgaaaaa gtgacaggctctcaggctcctgttgacggtgcgctgcctgaaccagccagaacttggcaggactctggccctgatgataacatcaaacaagatgccagccaacag gtgacaggctctcaggctcctgttgacggtgctctgcctgaaccagccagaacttggcaggactctgaccctgatgataacatcaaacaagatgccagccaacag gtgacaggctctcaggctcctgttgacggtgcgctgcctgaaccagccagaacttggcaggactctgaccctgatgataacatcaaacaagatgccagccaacag gtgacaggctctcaggctcctgttgacggtgctctgcctgaaccagccagaacttggcaggactctgaccctgatgataacatcaaacaagatgccagccaacag gtgacaggctctcaggctcctgttgatggtgcgctgcctgaaccagccagaacttggcaggactctgaccctgatgataacatcaaacaagatgccagccaacag agctatcaattatcaaaggagtttctcaaagtggactactcagacagtgatgatactgacaatgattcccaaaaggactgctctgtacctctgcaaatcaatctgctcaaaacaagagtatattaa